Genomic window (Asticcacaulis excentricus CB 48):
TGAGCTTACCCGCGATGGCCACACAGCCTATGCCGACTATCATCTCGATGGACAGGTTCTGAACATCGATTACGTCTTTGCCCCGCCCGAACTGCGCGGCACAGGAGCCGCAAGCGACCTGATGAAGGGCATCACGGTCCACGCCCGCTCCCGTGGTTTTAAGGTGCATCCCGTCTGCGGCTACGCAGCCGCCTGGCTCAAACGCTCGTCTGAAAGCCA
Coding sequences:
- a CDS encoding GNAT family N-acetyltransferase, translating into MTHVTDNSTQSRFELTRDGHTAYADYHLDGQVLNIDYVFAPPELRGTGAASDLMKGITVHARSRGFKVHPVCGYAAAWLKRSSESQDLII